One window of the Thermoanaerobaculia bacterium genome contains the following:
- a CDS encoding FG-GAP-like repeat-containing protein, producing MKQSILLALLSILSIPLLSSGLYAGETPTSLSGISLSQSNESLDTWWNEVQGNLSEEEYSISWQEETSLPESPGIWQAPNRAQNLRVFFSNRGYQIVPREETPPSWMWGLSIETWGRVSSVRPVEGENAEVRGNSITCFHRDLRETFQNTPEGIQHRISIPVQPDRPSLDGDNLVINFSVVGTLHPEIQERSRTVELSIPGGKAVLRYTITGVTDSAGISLPAYLEGRTEHGTPILRLVVMDQDAEYPIEIDGLTNTSVWSVSGVNPNEWLGYSVKVAGDVNGDGYDDVIVGIPQQNSCRGKVNVYYGSPSGLSTSPNWTTTGAMVDAYYGFSVSTAGDVNGDGYSDVIIGSAEYSNGQSREGAAYVFHGSSSGLATTPAWMKESNIADAYYGFSVSTAGDINGDGYGDVIVGAPRVTDSTQWQGQVWVYHGSSSGLSTTPAWTKMGGSYMVQYGYSVSTAGDVNGDGYGDVVIGGPFYDYDPLYSRGRAYFYRGSSSGLESSASWYIEGYHLHGEVGFSVSTAGDVNGDGYADLLIGIRNHGFHGVAEVYFGSSSGPSSSPSWSYSYGNSSSLGTSVSTAGDINGDGYADIIVGDPTYDGWNGRTYVFTGSATGPSSNPSWIKISNEGYGYFGFSVSTAGDTNGDGFSEIIIGAYGWNTSEYGDEGMAFVYNGGSNGLSTQPQWEQNGANVFSLFGFSVSDAGDVNGDGYGDVLVGAPEYDNGEANEGRALLYQGTSSGLSTTYSWSGEGNQENARFGYSVSGAGDTNGDGYGDVVIGAPGYSSEGSETGRVFIYNGTSSGLVSAPTLAIDGSSPDAMFGYSVSEAGDVNGDGMGDILVGSPYYDGGLTQRGLVQAYAGSANGVSSTPLWSSIGENSFAYFGISVTGAGDVNGDGYSDVLIGSSGFSGGEVSEGKAYLYQGSVSGPSSAPAWTQESNQADARFGISVSRAGDVNGDGFGDILIGADHYENGQSGEGRAFAYYGSALGLSGSPAWTKESNLVNGMFGQSVSTAGDVNGDGYSDVLIGIPGYTNIETGEGKAELYLGSSLGLGSTAAWSIESNQQDAGLGSAVSLAGDVNGDGYSDILVGVPWFDDTLQDEGRAGVYYGNCCSSKPLRPRQYRSDNTASVAVLGASDGINSFRLLTLGRSPFGRGRLKLEWDVKPFGTPLDASTADRAPSWTGSGVSGTTLNQTVSGLTENTLYHWRTRVLYHRATYPYQAHGPWMTIPMNGREEADIRLIIDTDGDSVPDSADNCPDDFNPYQEDGDRDGIGDACAVTNVSIDKTDLDDPVILGDPLTYLLTVSNLGPLQANHVTLTDFLPSDFLQTWTDDDISIDEFGGGAGDQVQWDYGNGWIELPENSDTERQLLEDAIPSGWIDMTGNVLLYHMENDWSDSSGQGHSGTAVGGTIFTSSSQVGTGAGLFDGVDDRVDCSYFDIGNTFTIALWVDIENTGKEQALVGKHDAAGGNQVLMGLYNGGYHVRIRTETYEDGAIQSGWQYLAVVGNQQGSSTNVTFYRNGIPLWTHTLASTVGDISGGLAWTLGQDWDSGPATSDFFDGSMDELAIWSRALSLAEIQEIFRRQAPLYGSFWSTIKDIQQDVTLHDLAWVPSQPAYKELPDNEETETGYPRGNLDMTGNTLLFHLNEASGNIGDSSGNGHVGIPRNGVTYGAEGKLNRALQFNGTTSYVETEYAADLNPSQFTLSLWAMVTGGAGTYRSILTSRGTYEGYMLYAGTDDAWSAWIGNGSGWVQVKGSPVMENRWTHLGVTYDGTTLRFFQDGVQVNQATSAFDPNPSYPLRIGAGATEGAPQFYLPGLVDEVALFSHALSPDEMTTLYERGALRLKVQVRACDDPNCIGDKFVGPDGTKDTWYTEQDNTALNPPKFALTGLSPSRYFQYLVRFERDAMGASPELEEVSFRATAGSVIPDQGSCSGVDPLTCDLGSIPSGGSVQVTVTVLPSSTGTISNSAAVSIGEIDSLLTNNTDSEETLVLSPDGDSDNDGVLNGEDCSPLDDQVWHIPQYAVDDLLALGNEPTVFSWTEPEATGCTAPTYDLIRSTSPDDFSGASCKESSISITTGQDEDPAPGPGITYFYLIRVENPCGETLGKDSTDTPRTGIACP from the coding sequence ATGAAACAATCTATCCTGCTGGCGCTATTGTCCATTCTGTCCATCCCACTCCTTTCATCGGGATTATACGCAGGAGAAACCCCAACTTCCCTCTCCGGGATCTCTCTTTCCCAATCGAATGAAAGTCTTGATACCTGGTGGAATGAGGTTCAGGGGAACCTTTCAGAGGAAGAGTATTCCATCTCCTGGCAGGAGGAAACCTCCCTGCCGGAATCACCTGGGATCTGGCAGGCCCCCAATCGAGCCCAGAACCTCCGTGTCTTTTTTTCGAATCGCGGTTATCAGATCGTTCCCAGGGAAGAAACCCCTCCCTCCTGGATGTGGGGATTAAGTATTGAAACGTGGGGAAGAGTCAGTTCCGTCCGGCCTGTCGAAGGCGAAAACGCCGAGGTCAGGGGAAACTCAATCACCTGCTTCCACAGGGACCTGAGGGAAACGTTTCAGAACACTCCGGAAGGAATCCAGCATCGCATTTCCATCCCTGTTCAACCCGATCGTCCTTCCTTGGATGGAGACAACCTGGTCATCAATTTTTCCGTCGTCGGGACTCTCCACCCGGAAATCCAGGAAAGGAGCCGAACAGTCGAACTCTCGATTCCGGGAGGAAAAGCTGTTCTTCGTTACACAATTACAGGCGTAACGGATTCCGCCGGCATATCCCTGCCTGCTTATCTGGAGGGACGGACGGAGCACGGTACGCCGATCCTCCGCCTCGTCGTCATGGATCAGGATGCGGAATACCCCATCGAGATCGACGGCCTGACCAATACTTCGGTCTGGAGCGTCAGTGGAGTCAACCCCAATGAATGGCTTGGCTACTCGGTGAAGGTCGCAGGAGACGTCAACGGAGACGGGTACGACGATGTCATCGTGGGAATTCCCCAGCAGAATTCCTGCAGGGGCAAGGTCAATGTCTATTACGGATCTCCCTCGGGACTTTCGACGTCCCCAAACTGGACCACAACCGGAGCCATGGTTGATGCCTATTATGGTTTTTCGGTATCCACGGCCGGGGATGTCAACGGGGACGGGTACAGTGATGTGATCATTGGATCAGCAGAGTATTCCAATGGACAATCCAGAGAAGGTGCCGCCTACGTATTTCATGGATCGTCCTCCGGGCTGGCCACTACACCGGCCTGGATGAAGGAGAGCAACATTGCGGATGCCTATTACGGATTTTCCGTCTCCACCGCCGGGGACATCAACGGGGACGGCTACGGCGACGTGATCGTGGGGGCACCCAGGGTCACTGATTCCACCCAGTGGCAGGGGCAGGTCTGGGTCTATCACGGTTCTTCCTCCGGTCTTTCCACCACACCCGCCTGGACCAAGATGGGTGGGTCGTACATGGTCCAGTACGGGTACTCCGTGTCCACGGCCGGAGACGTGAACGGGGACGGCTATGGTGACGTCGTCATCGGAGGGCCCTTTTATGACTACGACCCGCTCTATTCCAGGGGGAGGGCCTATTTCTACAGGGGCTCAAGCTCAGGTCTGGAAAGTTCGGCAAGCTGGTACATCGAAGGGTACCACCTCCATGGCGAGGTGGGATTTTCCGTATCCACGGCGGGAGACGTGAACGGAGACGGGTACGCTGATCTTCTGATCGGAATTCGCAACCATGGATTCCACGGTGTTGCGGAGGTCTATTTCGGCAGCTCTTCGGGACCCTCTTCCTCGCCCAGCTGGTCTTACTCCTATGGAAATTCATCCTCACTCGGAACGTCCGTATCCACGGCCGGGGATATCAATGGCGATGGTTACGCGGACATTATCGTGGGAGACCCCACGTACGACGGATGGAATGGACGAACGTACGTCTTTACGGGATCGGCGACGGGACCTTCTTCCAATCCTTCCTGGATTAAGATTTCGAACGAAGGCTACGGGTATTTCGGTTTTTCCGTTTCGACGGCCGGCGACACCAATGGAGACGGGTTCAGCGAGATTATAATCGGTGCCTACGGGTGGAATACCAGCGAATACGGTGATGAGGGAATGGCCTTCGTGTACAACGGGGGAAGCAACGGCCTGTCGACTCAGCCTCAATGGGAACAAAACGGAGCGAATGTCTTTTCCCTTTTCGGATTTTCCGTATCCGACGCGGGTGACGTGAACGGGGACGGGTATGGAGATGTCCTGGTCGGGGCACCGGAATATGACAATGGAGAAGCCAATGAAGGCCGCGCCCTCCTCTACCAGGGAACCTCGTCGGGACTCAGTACGACCTACAGCTGGTCCGGTGAAGGGAACCAGGAAAACGCCCGGTTCGGCTATTCGGTCTCCGGCGCAGGGGACACGAATGGAGACGGGTATGGCGACGTGGTCATCGGAGCTCCCGGATATTCTTCCGAGGGCAGTGAAACTGGCCGTGTCTTTATTTATAACGGCACATCCTCGGGTCTGGTCTCAGCCCCCACGTTAGCCATCGATGGCAGCTCTCCCGACGCAATGTTCGGATACTCAGTCTCCGAGGCCGGGGACGTGAACGGCGACGGTATGGGGGATATCCTCGTGGGTTCACCTTATTATGATGGAGGATTGACACAGCGAGGCCTCGTACAGGCCTACGCCGGATCGGCCAACGGGGTGTCTTCCACACCTCTCTGGTCTTCTATTGGAGAGAACAGTTTTGCTTACTTCGGAATCTCTGTAACCGGCGCAGGCGATGTCAACGGAGATGGCTACAGCGATGTTTTGATCGGATCCAGCGGCTTCAGCGGCGGCGAAGTTTCCGAGGGAAAGGCCTATCTCTACCAGGGTTCAGTTTCCGGCCCCTCTTCCGCTCCTGCCTGGACACAGGAATCGAACCAGGCCGATGCCCGATTCGGGATTTCCGTCTCCCGGGCCGGCGATGTGAACGGGGACGGGTTCGGGGACATCCTGATCGGAGCCGATCACTATGAAAACGGCCAATCGGGTGAAGGACGAGCCTTCGCGTACTACGGTTCAGCGCTGGGACTCTCCGGCTCTCCCGCCTGGACAAAGGAATCCAACCTTGTGAATGGAATGTTCGGACAATCGGTATCCACCGCCGGCGACGTGAACGGGGACGGATATTCCGACGTACTGATCGGGATTCCGGGCTACACCAACATTGAAACCGGCGAGGGGAAGGCCGAGCTCTACCTCGGATCCTCTCTGGGACTTGGATCCACGGCCGCATGGAGCATCGAAAGCAACCAGCAGGACGCCGGTCTGGGCTCGGCGGTATCCCTGGCGGGCGATGTGAACGGAGACGGATACTCGGACATTCTGGTCGGTGTGCCCTGGTTTGATGATACCCTGCAGGACGAGGGGCGGGCAGGCGTTTACTACGGGAACTGCTGTTCATCCAAACCCCTTCGGCCCCGTCAGTACCGCAGCGACAACACTGCATCCGTGGCGGTTCTGGGAGCCTCCGACGGCATCAACTCCTTCCGTCTTCTCACCCTCGGACGAAGCCCCTTTGGACGCGGCCGGCTCAAGCTGGAGTGGGACGTGAAACCCTTCGGAACCCCACTCGATGCATCCACAGCGGACCGGGCCCCTTCATGGACCGGGTCGGGAGTGTCCGGGACGACGTTGAACCAGACCGTAAGCGGATTGACGGAAAACACCCTCTATCACTGGCGGACCCGGGTTCTCTATCACCGGGCGACCTATCCCTACCAGGCCCACGGCCCCTGGATGACGATCCCCATGAACGGCAGGGAGGAAGCCGACATCCGCCTGATTATCGATACGGACGGGGACTCGGTACCCGACTCTGCGGACAACTGCCCGGATGATTTCAACCCGTACCAGGAAGACGGGGACAGGGATGGGATCGGAGACGCCTGCGCCGTGACCAATGTTTCGATTGACAAGACCGACCTGGACGATCCCGTTATCCTGGGCGATCCGTTGACCTACCTTCTCACAGTTTCCAACCTGGGCCCTCTCCAGGCCAACCATGTCACGCTCACCGATTTCCTCCCCTCCGATTTCCTGCAGACCTGGACCGATGACGACATCTCCATCGATGAATTCGGGGGCGGTGCCGGGGACCAGGTTCAGTGGGACTACGGGAACGGGTGGATTGAACTGCCGGAGAACTCGGACACCGAACGCCAGCTTCTGGAAGACGCCATTCCTTCGGGCTGGATCGACATGACGGGGAATGTCCTCCTCTACCATATGGAAAATGACTGGAGCGATTCGAGCGGCCAGGGCCACTCCGGGACGGCCGTGGGAGGAACAATCTTTACCTCGTCATCGCAGGTAGGAACGGGGGCGGGGCTCTTCGACGGTGTGGACGACCGGGTGGACTGCTCCTACTTTGACATCGGGAACACCTTCACGATTGCCCTGTGGGTCGATATTGAAAATACGGGTAAAGAACAGGCCCTGGTCGGGAAGCACGACGCCGCGGGTGGAAACCAGGTTCTCATGGGCCTCTACAATGGCGGATACCATGTCCGGATTCGAACAGAGACTTATGAGGATGGCGCGATCCAGTCCGGGTGGCAGTACCTGGCCGTCGTCGGCAATCAGCAGGGTTCCTCCACAAACGTGACGTTCTACCGCAACGGAATTCCGTTGTGGACCCACACCCTGGCCTCCACCGTGGGGGACATCTCCGGCGGTCTGGCCTGGACGCTGGGGCAGGACTGGGACTCCGGCCCCGCCACCAGCGATTTCTTCGACGGTTCCATGGACGAGCTGGCCATCTGGAGCCGGGCACTGAGCCTTGCGGAAATTCAGGAAATCTTTCGTCGGCAGGCCCCCCTTTACGGCTCCTTCTGGTCGACGATCAAGGATATCCAGCAGGACGTCACCCTGCACGATCTCGCATGGGTTCCCTCACAACCTGCATACAAGGAACTCCCGGATAACGAGGAAACGGAGACAGGATATCCCCGGGGAAACCTGGACATGACCGGGAACACCCTCCTCTTCCATTTGAATGAAGCTTCGGGCAATATCGGAGACTCGTCCGGAAACGGGCATGTAGGAATCCCCCGGAACGGGGTGACCTATGGAGCGGAGGGCAAGCTCAACCGGGCCCTGCAGTTCAACGGAACCACTTCCTACGTCGAAACGGAATATGCGGCCGACCTCAACCCTTCCCAGTTCACCCTTTCCCTCTGGGCCATGGTCACGGGAGGCGCGGGGACTTACCGTTCCATCCTGACGTCCCGCGGCACGTACGAGGGATACATGCTCTATGCGGGAACGGATGACGCATGGTCTGCGTGGATTGGAAACGGGAGCGGATGGGTGCAGGTCAAGGGATCTCCCGTCATGGAGAATCGGTGGACCCACCTAGGCGTCACCTACGATGGAACCACACTGAGATTCTTCCAGGACGGAGTCCAGGTAAACCAGGCCACTTCAGCCTTTGACCCGAATCCTTCCTATCCGCTGAGGATCGGGGCCGGGGCCACGGAAGGCGCACCGCAATTCTACCTGCCCGGCCTGGTCGACGAGGTGGCCCTCTTCTCCCATGCCCTCTCTCCCGACGAAATGACGACCCTCTATGAAAGAGGGGCTCTCCGACTCAAAGTTCAGGTTCGAGCCTGCGATGACCCGAACTGTATCGGCGATAAATTCGTCGGACCCGACGGAACAAAGGACACCTGGTACACGGAGCAGGACAATACCGCCCTCAATCCGCCGAAGTTCGCCCTGACCGGACTCTCACCCTCCCGCTATTTTCAGTACCTTGTCCGATTTGAACGTGATGCCATGGGAGCATCTCCGGAGCTGGAGGAAGTCTCCTTCAGGGCAACCGCAGGGTCCGTCATACCGGACCAGGGATCCTGTTCCGGAGTCGATCCACTCACCTGCGACCTCGGCTCGATTCCCTCGGGTGGTTCGGTCCAGGTCACGGTCACCGTTCTCCCCTCTTCAACAGGAACGATTTCCAATTCCGCCGCGGTGAGCATCGGGGAGATTGATTCTCTTCTCACCAACAACACGGATAGCGAAGAGACGCTTGTGCTTTCACCGGACGGGGACTCGGATAATGACGGGGTTCTCAATGGAGAGGACTGCAGCCCCCTGGACGATCAGGTATGGCATATCCCGCAGTATGCGGTCGACGATCTGCTGGCGCTCGGAAACGAACCTACGGTCTTTTCCTGGACAGAACCGGAAGCCACGGGCTGTACGGCTCCGACCTACGATCTCATCCGAAGCACGTCCCCGGACGATTTTTCGGGAGCTTCATGCAAAGAATCGAGCATCTCGATCACGACCGGACAGGATGAAGATCCGGCTCCCGGTCCCGGGATCACCTATTTCTACCTGATTCGCGTAGAGAATCCATGCGGGGAAACCCTGGGAAAGGACTCTACGGATACGCCCCGGACCGGCATCGCATGTCCCTGA
- a CDS encoding aldo/keto reductase, which produces MQKRTLGKSGLKVSALGLGCMGMSFGYGPPADRKEMISLIHKALDRGITFFDTAEVYGPFTNEELVGEALESHHGKVVIATKFGFRLDPDGGPKWVGLDSRPAHIREVAEGSLRRLRVEAIDLFYQHRVDPEVPIEEVAGTVKDLIEEGKVKHFGLSEAGPETIRRAHAVQPVTAVQSEYSLWWREPEKDVLPTMEELGIGFVPFSPLGRGFLTGKMDETTSFTPGDFRTTLPRFTPEAMKANMALVNLLATIAAEKDATPAQIALAWLLARKPWIVPIPGTTRLTRLEENIEAANIELTKEDLNRIDTLASTITVQGDRYPSSLQTMTNR; this is translated from the coding sequence ATGCAAAAACGCACACTGGGAAAGAGTGGCCTGAAGGTCTCGGCACTCGGACTCGGCTGTATGGGAATGAGCTTCGGATACGGCCCTCCTGCCGACCGGAAGGAGATGATCTCTTTGATCCATAAGGCCTTAGATCGCGGCATTACCTTTTTCGACACGGCCGAGGTCTATGGTCCCTTCACAAACGAAGAACTTGTGGGTGAAGCTCTCGAATCCCACCATGGAAAGGTGGTCATCGCCACCAAGTTCGGATTCAGGCTCGATCCCGATGGGGGGCCGAAATGGGTAGGCCTGGACAGTCGGCCGGCGCACATCCGGGAAGTGGCGGAAGGCTCGCTCCGGAGGCTCAGGGTTGAGGCCATCGATCTCTTCTATCAGCACCGCGTCGATCCCGAAGTCCCCATCGAAGAAGTGGCGGGAACGGTAAAAGACCTGATCGAGGAAGGCAAGGTGAAGCACTTCGGCCTCTCCGAGGCGGGCCCGGAGACGATCCGCCGCGCCCACGCTGTCCAGCCGGTGACGGCGGTCCAGAGCGAATACTCGCTCTGGTGGAGAGAGCCCGAAAAAGACGTCCTGCCCACAATGGAAGAGCTGGGGATTGGATTTGTTCCCTTCAGTCCCCTGGGCAGGGGATTCCTCACCGGAAAGATGGATGAAACAACCTCCTTCACTCCGGGCGATTTCCGCACGACCCTGCCGAGGTTCACCCCGGAGGCCATGAAGGCGAACATGGCCCTGGTCAACCTGCTTGCAACGATAGCCGCCGAGAAGGATGCGACGCCGGCGCAGATCGCCCTGGCCTGGCTTCTGGCCCGGAAGCCCTGGATCGTGCCGATTCCCGGAACCACCCGGCTCACACGCCTGGAAGAAAACATTGAGGCTGCAAACATTGAACTTACGAAGGAGGATCTGAACAGGATCGACACCTTAGCCTCCACGATCACGGTCCAGGGAGACCGCTACCCTTCCAGCCTGCAGACGATGACCAACCGGTGA